Proteins co-encoded in one Desulfallas thermosapovorans DSM 6562 genomic window:
- a CDS encoding 4Fe-4S dicluster domain-containing protein: MIVSKNDIPSFLDKLIGEYQVFAPVQEGSYTLFKQICSGADAALTDGNTKLPAKEIIFPQSEKLFSYNVTAEGAKLESIIDDRKKVVFGVRPCDAKSLTLLDNVFNNDKYQDPYYLTRRANTILVGIGCNSPASTCFCTSVKGGPFDTKGLDLLLVDIGDAYVVEVVTEKGKTLIDNAGFASASEADKAAAAKAKDEAQVTCQVNTDGLKEKLDVNFYDPIWEKIHEKCLGCGACTYLCPTCHCFDIVDDAVDCNGCRVRNWDSCAFPLFTLHGSGHNPRTSNKERYRNRIMHKFKYFVDNFGEIACVGCGRCIKNCPVNMDIRVVLEDVRGSEARLDS, from the coding sequence ATGATAGTAAGCAAAAATGACATACCCAGCTTCCTGGATAAATTAATTGGTGAATATCAAGTTTTTGCCCCTGTGCAAGAAGGCTCTTACACATTATTTAAGCAAATTTGTTCCGGTGCGGATGCTGCACTTACGGACGGCAATACCAAACTTCCGGCAAAAGAAATTATTTTCCCGCAGTCTGAAAAACTGTTCAGCTATAATGTTACCGCAGAAGGTGCTAAACTGGAATCAATCATAGACGACCGGAAAAAGGTGGTTTTCGGCGTACGTCCCTGTGATGCCAAAAGCCTTACTTTGCTGGATAACGTTTTTAATAACGATAAATACCAGGACCCCTATTACCTGACTAGACGCGCCAACACCATTTTAGTTGGTATTGGCTGCAACAGCCCCGCCAGCACTTGCTTTTGCACTTCGGTGAAGGGTGGTCCCTTTGACACCAAGGGTCTGGATTTGCTGCTGGTGGATATCGGTGACGCATATGTAGTGGAAGTGGTAACTGAAAAAGGTAAAACACTTATTGATAATGCAGGTTTTGCCTCTGCCTCGGAAGCAGATAAAGCCGCCGCGGCCAAGGCAAAGGATGAGGCGCAAGTCACCTGCCAGGTAAATACCGATGGTTTAAAAGAGAAACTTGATGTCAACTTTTATGATCCCATCTGGGAAAAAATCCATGAAAAATGTTTGGGCTGCGGAGCTTGCACTTATTTATGCCCCACCTGCCATTGCTTTGACATAGTAGACGACGCCGTAGACTGCAATGGTTGCCGGGTGCGCAATTGGGATTCCTGCGCATTCCCGCTATTCACTTTGCATGGCTCCGGCCACAACCCGCGTACCAGCAATAAAGAACGCTATCGCAACAGGATCATGCACAAATTCAAGTATTTCGTTGATAACTTTGGCGAAATAGCTTGCGTCGGTTGCGGTAGGTGCATTAAAAACTGCCCCGTTAATATGGACATCCGGGTGGTACTGGAGGATGTTAGGGGTTCGGAAGCGAGGTTGGATAGTTAA
- a CDS encoding NAD(P)-binding protein translates to MNKDKVGAVMVVGAGISGIQASLDLAESGYYVYLVEQSPAIGGTMPRLDKTFPTNDCSMCILSPKLVECGRHLNIEKYMLTDIVDVQGEPGNYKVKLRKKARYIDLDKCTGCGECASACPVEMPSEFDADLGRRKAIYKMYPQAMPAGFSIEKRGVSPCKAACPAGVNAQGYVQLIKEGKFIESWQLIYNDNPLPAICGRVCTHPCESQCHRKSVDKAVSIRELKRVAASVAYRDLDALPLPETAPANGIKVAVIGSGPAGLSTAYQLTKKGYAVTIFEALPVAGGMLRVGIPEYRLPKKLVELEINLLERMGVEIKTNTPLGQQLTIDDLMNQGYKAVFLAIGAHKGAVLNIPGEELDGVIPGVDLLRKVNLGEQVSLGPKVAVIGGGNTAMDAARTALRCGAQEVTIIYRRSEAEITAAKEEIEEAKEEGIIFKMMTSPIAVRGQNGRAVKLECIENELGEPDESGRRRPVPVIGSEFFIDVDNVIIAIGQTPEVSGLNDITLSKKNTIVVDPKTLATNKPGVFAAGDVVTGPATVVDAIGAGKRAAWSIDLYLRGEQAAGDFNTAADRPIADFPKHARAVMTDTPRVEGHFIEPEKRITNFEEVALGISEKEARQEAERCLNCAVCSECGECVKTCMREAVNHDMQDEEIEIQVGSIILSSGAELCDPTDLYYFGYKKYPNVVTSIEFERILSASGPFGGHLVRPYDHREPRKIAWIQCVGSRNIRIKHNYCSSVCCMYAIKEAVIAKEHSAEPLDTTIFMMDMRSYGKDFEKYYERAKNEHGVKFKRSRIFEIAEAPGESKNPVIRYANEDGTITTEEFDMVVLSIGFKAPQKAMELGQKLDVTLNQYGFAELAPLTGVGTSQPGIYVAGTFSGPKDIPETVMQASAAASAAESLLGDVRGTLVKERVFPPERDVSGEEPRIGVFVCNCGINIGGVISVPEVVEMAKKLPNVAYAGEYLYACSQDSQAEMKKIIEENNLNRVVVASCSPRTHKPLFQETLREAGLNRYLFEMANIRDQCSWVHMHERDKVTEKAKDLVRMIVSKSALLKPIKQGQVGVTKSALVIGGGVSGMTNALSLAEQGYAVHLVEKTAELGGMGRRIKKGFKGEDISTFVTDLIKQVKANPLINVYTSVEVKEVSGYVGNFSTELTDSRVIKHGVTVIAIGGQEYKPSEYLYGQSDKVMTHLELEEAMAEGKTENVKNIVLINCVGSREPERPYCSRVCCSKSISLALKAKEINPNANVFVLYRDIRTYGFLEEIYEQARRKGVIFIRYNTDNKPLVEKNGDTIKVTVTDHVLGVPVIIEADLVGLAAAILPPEDNTKLNQLFKVPLNADGFFLEAHMKLRPVDFASEGLFMAGIAHGPKNMEENIAQAKAAAGRAATILSKDHLESQGVIAKVDASKCAACLTCVRLCPFNVPRVKNYAAEIEPVLCQGCGTCAGECPNKAITLQGYSDRMYMNMMNGLLREVR, encoded by the coding sequence ATGAATAAAGATAAAGTAGGAGCCGTAATGGTGGTAGGCGCCGGCATTTCCGGCATCCAAGCATCACTTGACCTTGCAGAGTCCGGCTATTATGTATATCTCGTGGAGCAGTCACCGGCCATTGGTGGCACAATGCCCAGGCTGGATAAAACATTCCCCACCAACGATTGCTCCATGTGTATCCTTTCTCCCAAGCTGGTGGAATGTGGGAGACACCTGAACATTGAGAAATACATGCTAACAGATATAGTTGATGTTCAAGGTGAGCCGGGCAATTATAAGGTAAAACTACGTAAAAAGGCACGTTATATTGATCTGGACAAGTGTACTGGTTGCGGCGAATGCGCCAGCGCCTGCCCGGTGGAAATGCCCAGCGAATTTGACGCCGACCTGGGTAGAAGGAAAGCCATTTATAAAATGTATCCCCAGGCCATGCCGGCCGGTTTTTCCATTGAAAAACGCGGTGTTTCCCCCTGTAAGGCTGCATGCCCGGCAGGAGTTAACGCCCAGGGGTATGTACAGCTTATAAAAGAAGGTAAATTCATTGAATCGTGGCAATTAATTTATAATGACAACCCGCTACCCGCCATTTGCGGCCGGGTATGCACCCACCCTTGCGAAAGCCAGTGCCATCGAAAAAGTGTTGATAAAGCAGTAAGTATAAGGGAATTAAAAAGAGTAGCCGCCTCCGTTGCCTATCGCGATCTGGATGCTTTACCGTTGCCGGAAACGGCACCAGCCAACGGCATAAAAGTAGCGGTAATCGGCTCGGGACCGGCAGGTCTTTCAACAGCTTATCAATTAACTAAAAAAGGCTATGCAGTAACGATTTTTGAAGCTTTACCGGTGGCAGGAGGCATGCTCAGGGTTGGAATACCGGAATATCGACTGCCTAAAAAACTAGTTGAACTGGAAATAAACCTGCTGGAAAGAATGGGGGTGGAGATTAAAACCAACACCCCTCTGGGCCAGCAGTTAACCATAGATGATTTGATGAACCAGGGTTACAAGGCTGTATTTTTAGCCATTGGTGCCCATAAAGGTGCGGTTCTCAACATACCGGGTGAAGAACTTGATGGAGTAATACCCGGGGTAGATTTATTGCGAAAAGTTAATTTAGGCGAGCAAGTTAGCCTGGGACCCAAAGTAGCAGTTATAGGCGGTGGTAACACGGCCATGGATGCTGCCCGTACCGCCCTGCGCTGTGGAGCTCAGGAAGTTACCATCATCTACCGTCGTTCCGAAGCCGAAATAACCGCGGCAAAAGAAGAAATAGAGGAAGCCAAGGAAGAAGGCATTATCTTTAAGATGATGACCAGTCCCATAGCTGTCCGCGGCCAAAATGGCAGGGCCGTTAAACTGGAATGCATCGAGAATGAACTGGGTGAACCGGACGAAAGCGGCCGTCGCCGCCCAGTGCCGGTTATAGGCAGTGAATTTTTCATTGACGTGGATAATGTGATTATTGCCATTGGCCAGACTCCGGAGGTATCCGGATTAAACGATATAACATTATCCAAAAAGAATACCATAGTTGTTGACCCCAAAACACTGGCCACTAATAAACCGGGTGTTTTTGCCGCCGGCGATGTAGTTACCGGACCGGCCACCGTAGTGGATGCCATAGGGGCAGGTAAAAGGGCTGCATGGTCCATCGATTTATACTTGAGAGGGGAACAAGCTGCCGGCGATTTTAATACCGCCGCAGACAGGCCTATTGCAGACTTTCCCAAACATGCCCGGGCAGTCATGACCGATACACCCCGGGTAGAGGGGCATTTTATAGAGCCCGAAAAGCGCATCACTAATTTTGAAGAAGTGGCTCTTGGTATCAGCGAAAAGGAGGCCCGCCAGGAGGCCGAGCGTTGCTTGAATTGTGCCGTGTGTTCAGAATGCGGTGAATGCGTAAAAACTTGTATGCGCGAAGCAGTCAATCACGACATGCAAGATGAGGAAATTGAAATACAGGTAGGTTCCATTATTTTAAGCAGCGGCGCCGAATTGTGCGACCCAACAGATCTTTACTATTTCGGGTATAAAAAGTACCCCAATGTTGTCACCAGTATTGAATTCGAGCGTATATTAAGCGCTTCAGGGCCCTTTGGCGGGCATCTTGTGCGGCCCTATGACCACCGGGAACCGCGCAAAATTGCCTGGATTCAATGCGTAGGTTCAAGGAATATCCGCATTAAGCATAACTACTGCTCCTCGGTATGCTGTATGTATGCCATTAAAGAAGCGGTTATTGCCAAAGAGCATAGCGCAGAGCCTTTGGACACCACCATTTTTATGATGGATATGCGTTCCTACGGCAAAGACTTTGAAAAATATTATGAACGGGCTAAAAACGAGCATGGTGTTAAATTTAAACGCTCGCGTATTTTTGAAATAGCTGAAGCACCGGGTGAGAGCAAAAATCCGGTGATCCGATATGCCAACGAGGATGGTACCATTACCACCGAGGAATTTGATATGGTGGTTCTGTCCATAGGTTTTAAAGCACCCCAAAAGGCTATGGAACTGGGGCAAAAACTGGATGTTACCCTAAACCAGTATGGCTTTGCCGAACTGGCACCCCTTACTGGCGTAGGTACTTCCCAGCCCGGTATTTACGTGGCCGGCACCTTCTCAGGTCCCAAAGATATCCCCGAGACGGTAATGCAAGCCAGCGCCGCCGCTTCCGCTGCGGAAAGCCTGCTGGGAGATGTACGGGGTACACTGGTGAAGGAAAGGGTTTTCCCACCTGAGCGGGATGTATCCGGAGAAGAACCCAGGATAGGGGTATTTGTATGTAATTGCGGTATTAACATTGGCGGTGTCATCAGTGTTCCCGAAGTTGTTGAAATGGCTAAAAAACTGCCCAATGTTGCTTACGCCGGTGAATACTTATACGCCTGTTCCCAGGACAGCCAGGCTGAAATGAAGAAAATCATAGAAGAAAACAACCTCAACCGGGTGGTTGTGGCTTCTTGCAGCCCCAGAACCCATAAACCGCTATTCCAAGAAACACTGAGGGAAGCCGGTTTAAACCGCTACCTGTTCGAAATGGCCAACATCCGGGACCAATGCTCCTGGGTGCATATGCATGAACGGGACAAAGTCACCGAAAAGGCCAAAGACCTGGTACGCATGATTGTATCCAAGTCAGCCCTTTTAAAACCCATTAAGCAAGGTCAAGTAGGAGTTACAAAGTCCGCACTGGTTATTGGAGGCGGCGTTTCAGGTATGACCAACGCTTTAAGCCTGGCCGAACAAGGCTATGCAGTGCATTTGGTGGAAAAAACCGCCGAGCTGGGTGGCATGGGCAGGCGCATTAAAAAAGGATTTAAGGGCGAAGACATCAGTACATTTGTAACTGATTTAATCAAACAAGTAAAAGCAAACCCGTTAATTAATGTTTATACATCCGTTGAAGTTAAAGAAGTATCTGGATACGTGGGTAATTTCAGCACCGAATTGACTGACAGCCGGGTCATTAAACACGGTGTCACGGTGATTGCCATAGGCGGGCAAGAATACAAACCCAGTGAATACCTGTACGGTCAGAGCGACAAAGTAATGACCCACCTGGAACTGGAAGAGGCAATGGCCGAAGGAAAAACCGAGAATGTCAAAAACATAGTGTTGATTAACTGTGTAGGTTCCAGAGAACCCGAACGGCCGTACTGCAGCCGGGTATGCTGTTCCAAGTCCATTAGTTTGGCCCTTAAAGCCAAGGAGATAAATCCAAACGCCAATGTGTTTGTCCTGTACCGGGATATCCGAACCTATGGGTTCCTGGAAGAAATCTACGAACAAGCCCGTAGAAAAGGCGTCATATTCATAAGATATAATACCGACAACAAACCGCTGGTGGAAAAGAACGGCGACACCATAAAGGTCACGGTGACCGACCATGTGCTTGGAGTACCGGTAATTATTGAAGCCGATTTGGTTGGCCTGGCAGCAGCAATACTGCCCCCCGAGGACAATACCAAACTAAACCAACTGTTCAAGGTACCCTTGAATGCAGACGGCTTCTTCCTGGAAGCCCACATGAAACTCCGCCCCGTGGACTTTGCGTCGGAGGGTCTGTTTATGGCCGGTATTGCCCACGGACCCAAGAACATGGAGGAGAATATTGCCCAAGCCAAGGCCGCCGCTGGACGGGCCGCCACCATTTTAAGTAAAGATCATCTTGAGTCCCAGGGTGTCATAGCCAAGGTGGATGCCAGTAAGTGCGCAGCTTGCCTTACTTGTGTACGGTTGTGTCCGTTTAACGTACCCCGCGTGAAAAACTACGCCGCTGAAATTGAGCCCGTACTGTGTCAAGGCTG
- a CDS encoding FAD/NAD(P)-binding protein: MKNPYLPLPVKLVKNFTETEDKLIHTFTLQFLSEEDEKSFPYMPGQFAELCVFGKGEAPFGIASSPTEPGFLKFSVAKVGVVSTALHLMEEGTMVGVRGPLGNYYPVEEFKGKNVVIIGGGFAFTTLRSLATYMLHPDRRGDYGDITVIYGARNPGLLLYKEELAAWEQSPDINLITTIDRPVEGWNGRVGFIPAVTEEVAPSAENTYAIICGPPVMIKFTMPVLEKLGFPAERIIMSLENRMKCGIGMCGRCNVGGKYVCKDGPVFTRAQLNELPNEY; encoded by the coding sequence ATGAAAAATCCATATCTACCGCTGCCTGTGAAACTGGTGAAGAACTTTACTGAAACAGAAGATAAGCTAATCCACACCTTTACTCTACAATTTTTAAGTGAGGAAGACGAAAAGAGTTTTCCTTACATGCCGGGGCAGTTTGCTGAACTGTGTGTGTTCGGCAAAGGTGAAGCGCCTTTTGGTATAGCCTCTTCGCCCACTGAACCAGGTTTCCTTAAGTTCTCAGTGGCTAAAGTGGGTGTCGTATCTACAGCACTGCACCTTATGGAAGAGGGAACCATGGTCGGCGTACGCGGACCGCTGGGCAATTATTACCCGGTGGAAGAATTCAAGGGTAAAAACGTGGTCATCATTGGCGGTGGTTTCGCGTTTACTACTTTGCGCTCACTGGCTACCTATATGCTGCACCCCGACCGCCGCGGTGATTACGGTGATATAACCGTAATTTACGGTGCCAGAAACCCCGGCCTGTTGCTTTATAAGGAAGAGTTGGCCGCGTGGGAACAAAGCCCGGATATCAATTTAATCACCACCATTGACCGCCCTGTTGAAGGCTGGAATGGCCGGGTAGGCTTTATCCCCGCTGTGACCGAAGAGGTAGCACCCAGCGCGGAAAATACCTATGCCATTATTTGCGGGCCTCCGGTAATGATTAAATTTACTATGCCGGTTCTAGAAAAACTTGGTTTTCCTGCGGAAAGAATTATCATGTCTCTTGAAAACCGTATGAAGTGCGGTATTGGTATGTGTGGCAGGTGTAATGTAGGAGGCAAATACGTCTGCAAGGACGGTCCGGTATTTACCAGAGCTCAGCTTAACGAACTACCGAATGAATATTAA
- a CDS encoding (Fe-S)-binding protein — MEAIKAADFNPKFRDEVAELLKGYDFSNCLACGMCTAGCPYSDIHENQDPRKFLRKVLLGMKDAVYADPYIWYCTMCERCTIECPMNVNIAALVRSLRGTWDKDKIPGYLQTIANEHIESGNQMNVSQEDYEETLEWIEEELQEELGDPNYKIPLNKKGAKYFYGFNARDIKYYPNELQTTLKLFYVAGIDYTISTKRWDATNIALFTGQTDDFLAISMPLWQEVADLECEELIVTECGHAFRSMRWGYRTYWKGKQYPIRHILELLNELVKEGKIKLDPDAITEVVTYHDPCNTARKEGVYEAPRELLRSFVKNFVDMNPNGKMNYCCGAGGGGMAMPEFNEIRKAKGKRKVDQVVATGAEIVVVPCHNCMDQFNDLNKWYPEKAKSPNIHMCSLMERALIMPEKE, encoded by the coding sequence ATGGAAGCTATTAAAGCTGCCGATTTCAACCCCAAGTTCAGGGACGAAGTTGCCGAACTGCTAAAGGGATACGACTTTAGCAACTGCCTGGCCTGCGGTATGTGCACAGCGGGCTGCCCTTATTCCGACATTCACGAAAACCAGGATCCCCGTAAATTTTTACGCAAAGTGCTGCTGGGCATGAAGGATGCAGTATATGCCGACCCGTACATCTGGTATTGCACCATGTGTGAGCGTTGCACCATCGAATGCCCCATGAACGTAAACATAGCGGCCTTGGTACGGTCATTGCGCGGCACGTGGGACAAGGACAAAATCCCCGGTTACTTGCAAACCATTGCCAACGAACATATTGAGTCCGGCAACCAAATGAACGTCAGCCAGGAAGATTACGAAGAAACCCTGGAATGGATTGAAGAAGAATTGCAGGAAGAATTGGGCGACCCCAATTACAAGATTCCGCTTAACAAAAAAGGGGCCAAGTATTTCTACGGTTTTAACGCCCGGGATATCAAGTACTATCCCAATGAGCTGCAGACTACTTTAAAGCTGTTTTACGTGGCGGGCATTGACTACACCATCAGCACCAAGCGTTGGGACGCCACCAACATTGCCCTGTTTACGGGACAAACAGATGACTTCTTGGCTATTTCCATGCCCCTGTGGCAGGAAGTTGCGGATCTGGAATGCGAAGAATTGATAGTCACCGAGTGTGGGCACGCCTTCCGCTCCATGCGCTGGGGTTACAGAACCTATTGGAAGGGCAAGCAGTACCCCATCCGTCACATTCTTGAGTTGCTTAACGAGCTGGTCAAGGAAGGTAAAATCAAGCTTGATCCTGATGCCATTACCGAAGTGGTTACCTACCATGACCCGTGCAACACTGCCCGCAAAGAAGGCGTGTATGAAGCACCCCGCGAATTGCTCAGGAGTTTTGTAAAGAATTTCGTGGACATGAACCCCAATGGCAAAATGAATTATTGCTGTGGTGCCGGTGGCGGCGGTATGGCCATGCCGGAGTTTAATGAAATTCGTAAAGCCAAAGGTAAGCGCAAAGTAGATCAAGTGGTGGCCACCGGAGCAGAGATCGTCGTCGTACCCTGTCATAACTGCATGGACCAGTTTAACGATTTAAACAAATGGTATCCTGAGAAAGCCAAGTCTCCAAACATCCACATGTGCTCATTGATGGAAAGAGCTCTCATTATGCCGGAGAAAGAATAA